In a genomic window of Polyodon spathula isolate WHYD16114869_AA chromosome 21, ASM1765450v1, whole genome shotgun sequence:
- the LOC121296386 gene encoding transmembrane protein 170A-like, producing the protein MQSGSVDTNANVGLVRQILTLSLVPRENGTLCSNETALCEFSEMWYGVFLWAVVLSLVIHLLAGLLALYTLRQHKYGRFMLVSILLMSIIGPLFGGTLTSAAIAGVYRAAGKGMISLEALILGVGQAFCGLVISFLRILATL; encoded by the exons ATGCAGAGCGGCAGCGTTGATACAAATGCTAATGTAGGACTGGTGCGGCAAATTTTAACTCTTAGTTTAGTCCCAAGAGAAAATGGCACCTTGTGCTCCAACGAAACTGCGCTGTGTGAATTCTCGG AGATGTGGTACGGGGTCTTCCTGTGGGCTGTGGTCTTGTCCCTGGTCATCCACCTGCTGGCAGGGCTGCTGGCCCTCTACACACTGCGACAGCACAAGTATGGCAGGTTCATGCTGGTGTCCATACTGCTGATGAGTATCATTGGGCCGCTCTTCGGAGGAACCCTAACCA gTGCCGCGATTGCCGGGGTCTACAGAGCAGCAGGGAAAGGAATGATCTCTTTGGAAGCTCTCATTCTAGGTGTCGGACAGGCCTTTTGTGGCCTGGTTATTTCATTCTTGCGGATTTTGGCAACGCTATAG
- the zgc:158868 gene encoding C-factor, with protein MAAWKGCSVLITGGNRGLGLEMVRQFLESPNPPDQVFAGCRDPEGPQAKCLKDLSKKHSERLFIVQLDTTDPVSIKEAAKQVGSKLNKRGLNLLINNAAINLPGTLDETDSDGMMHCYKTNVVGPMLMAKEFLPCLQMAAQTSALQGMCCRKAAVVNLSTLVASIEKSPETFGMAPMYPYRTSKAALNMLTRCLSEDFRKEGILCTAIHPGWVKTDMGGKEAPLDAVDSVEGMFRVLSMLTEKNAGQCLDWEGKIIPW; from the exons ATGGCTGCGTGGAAGGGTTGTAGTGTTTTAATAACTGGAGGGAACCGAGGTCTTGGACTGGAGATGGTGAGGCAGTTTCTGGAGTCCCCCAACCCACCAGACCAGGTGTTTGCTGGCTGCCGGGATCCAGAGGGCCCACAAGCTAAG TGTTTGAAGGATCTCTCAAAGAAACACTCTGAACGGCTTTTCATTGTCCAGCTTG ACACAACAGATCCAGTGAGCATCAAGGAAGCAGCGAAGCAGGTGGGATCCAAACTGAATAAAAGAGGACTCAATTTATTGATAAATAACGCAGCCATTAACTTGCCCGGAACCCTGGATGAAACAGACAGCGATGGCATGATGCACTGCTATAAAACAAATGTAGTGGGACCAATGCTAATGGCCAAG GAATTCCTGCCTTGCCTGCAGATGGCAGCCCAGACCAGTGCTCTTCAGGGAATGTGCTGCAGGAAGGCAGCAGTGGTCAATCTGTCCACCCTGGTGGCGTCCATTGAGAAGTCCCCTGAGACTTTTGGCATGGCGCCCATGTACCCCTACCGCACCAGCAAG GCAGCCTTGAACATGCTGACCCGGTGTCTTTCTGAAGACTTCAGGAAAGAGGGAATTCTGTGCACTGCAATCCATCCTGGATGGGTGAAAACTGATATGGGGGGTAAAGAA GCCCCCCTGGATGCAGTGGACAGTGTCGAGGGGATGTTTCGGGTGCTGTCTATGCTCACAGAGAAGAACGCGGGACAGTGTCTAGACTGGGAAGGAAAGATTATCCCCTGGTGA